The DNA sequence AGCGGGGGCAATGCCCGGCGTAGGCACTCTGGTTGTGGTTTGCGTAGATTCTGCTGTAGACATTACAGCATTTGAAAAGAACTCCAACCGAGGGGCGCGGGGCGGGTTGGCGGGATTCCGCGTCGGTCATGTACGGCTCCAGTAAAAAAATAAGCTGAAACGCGCGAGGCATTTCAGCTTATTTATGAGATTCAGAGCTGTAGATCAAGATGTATCTGGAACCTGAAGTTCAGGTTATTTCTGATGGGCCAGTGCGAGCATCGCCCGGGCACGATCCTGATCCCGCTGACGGGCCTGGCACTGCTCATCGCCAACTGCGGTGCGATCGAGGGCTTCCTCGAGCATCTTTTCCGCATCGGCAGCATTCAGCTTGCTGGCCGGAATCGCCTGTTCGGTCAGAACAGAGATTACGGAGCCTTTGACCTGCAGGAAGCCGCCATCGACAAAGTAACGTTCTTCTTTACCGTCAGTGGCTTCAAACACCAGTTCGCCATAACCCAGGCGTCCCACCATGGGCATACGACCGGGGAGAATTCCGATTTGACCGTCATACAGAGTACAACGCAGGCTCTGGATGGGTTGATCCAGCAGAGTCGTTTCCGGTGTGACTAATAACAGGCGAAATTCTTGAGCCATGGGTGCTCTAACCACATTCAAAACAGGATATTCAGATGGAAATTGTGACCGAAACCAGTTTCGGTCACAATCTGATCACGACGTTCGAAAACGTCTTATTACTCAGCCATTCTCTTGGCTTGCTCTTCTGCTTCTTCAACCGCACCCACGTACATGAAGGCGGATTCCGGCAGGTGGTCCCACTTACCGGCACAGATTTCTTCGAAGCTGCGAATGGTATCTTCCAGCGGGGTGATCTTACCGGCTTTACCAGTGAAGACTTCCGCCACGAGGAACGGTTGTGACAGGAACCGCTCAATACGGCGGGCACGATGCACAATCAGTTTGTCTTCTTCACTCAACTCGTCGACACCCAGAATCGCGATGATGTCCTGCAGTTCGCGATAACGCTGCAGAGTCTGCTGAACTTCACGAGCCACGCGGTAGTGACGTTCACCCACATACTGTGGGTCCAGAATACGACTGGAAGAAGCCAGCGGGTCGATGGCCGGGTAAATCCCTTTTTCGGAGATCTTTCGTTCCAGGTAAATGAACGCGTCCAGGTGGGAGAAGGCAGTTGCCGGTGCAGGGTCGGTCGGGTCGTCAGCAGGCACGTAAACAGCCTGCACACTGGTGATCGCCCCATTCTTGGTTGAAGTGATTCGCTCCTGCAGTTCACCCAGCTCGGTACCCAGTGTTGGCTGGTAACCCACGGCGGAAGGCATACGTCCCAGCAGAGCGGATACCTCTGAACCAGCCTGTGAGAACCGGAAGATATTGTCCACGAAGAGCAGGGTATCGGTACCGGTCGTATCACGGAACCATTCAGCCATCGTCAGAGCGGACAGAGCGACACGCAGACGTGCTCCCGGCGGTTCGTTCATCTGACCGAAGACCATACAGGTCTGTTCGATCACGGAACGTTCGGTCTGACCGATTTTGGTTTCCTGCATTTCCAGCCAGAGGTCGTTCCCTTCACGGGTCCGCTCACCCACACCGGCAAATACAGAGTAACCACCGTGGGCACTCGCGATACGGGCGATCAACTCGGTCAGAATCACGGTCTTACCCAGACCGGCACCACCGAACAGACCAGCTTTACCGCCACGCACGAACGGGGTCAGCAGGTCGACCACTTTGATCCCGGTTTCAAAGAGCTCGGTTTTAGCACTCAGGTTTTCCAGAGCAGGAGCTTTCCGGTGGATCGGCCAGCGTTCGTCGGTTTCAACAGCACCACGACCATCAACGGGATCGCCGAGCAGGTTGAAGACACGCCCCAGAGTTCCCTTACCAACGGGAACAGAAACGGGAGCACCGGTGTCATGCACATTCATTCCGCGGACCATGCCGTCGGTAGAGCCCAGTGCCACGCAGCGGACACGGCCGCCACCCAGATGCTGCTGAACTTCCCCGGTTACTTTGATCTCAACACCTTTGATGTTTTCGTTGACAGTCAAAGCGTTGTAGATTTCCGGCATCGCATGCTCGGGAAACTCAGCATCAAAGGTAGAACCGATGATCTGAGTGATTTTGCCAACTGAACTTTCTGTACTGGCTTCGGTTGTCGCCATTGATATGTCTCTACTTTCTGATGTTGATCAATCTGTAAAAAACCATAATGTGCCATGCCGGGATGGCCGGAAATTACTCGAGAGCTGCTGCCCCACCGATGATTTCCAGGATTTCCGATGTAATCTGGGTCTGTCGAGCCCGGTTGTACTGAGCCGACAGGGTTCCCACCATTTCATTCGCATTTTCCGTGGCGCCTTTCATGGCGACCATGCGGGCAATCTGCTCACTCACCGCGGCATCAAGGAAGCACTTAAACAGGCGGGCCTTAAATGCAGTCGGAACGATTTCCTCAAGGATTTCCTGAGCAGAAGGCAGGAATTCATAGTCGTATTGTTCATCCGATTCAGTCTCTGATGTCTCCAGAGCACCAATCGGCAGCAGTGAGTGCACTACCGCTGCCTGGCGGGAAGACGAGATGAATTCGGTGTAGGCGACGTCGAGTCGATCGATTTTGCCTTCGATGTATTCCGTGATGTAACGGCTGGCCAGATCGTCTACTTCTTCAAAGGTCGGACGATCTTCGAAGTGCGTGTAGCTGTTGTCAGCCGTAACCCCCTGGAACTTCAAAAAGCTGATACCACGCTTACCGGAAACTTCCAGACGGACATTCTGTCCTTCGCTCTGCAGTTCCTGGTAACGCTTGAGTGCCAGTTTCAAAACGCCGGTGTTGTAACCGCCACACAATCCCCGGTTGGATGTCAGCACGAGCAGTACCGAGTTCTTTTCGGTTTCATGTTTTTCCAGCAGGGGATGGTGGAATTCCAGATTTGCCTGGGACAGATCGGCGACGAGCTCGGAAATCTTGCGGGTATAGGCAGCAGCTTCCGCAGCACGGTCCATGGCTTTCTTGAATCGCGCGGTGGCGATCAATTCCATGGTCCGTGTGATCTTACGGATGTTTTTAACTGCCTTTAATCGTTTGACGATGGCACGTGCTTTGGCCATTAGATTCTAAACCTGTTTTCGATTAACTGTGCAAGCAATGAATACGGTAACGAGTCGACTACGCGTTCTTACGCAGGTACTGCTCGACAAAGGTCGCGAGAACCGTTTTGAGCTGTTCGACGGTTTCGTCTTCCAGCTGTCCGGTTTCTGTGATCTTGTCGGTGATCTCAGGATACTGATCGTGGATGAATTGCAGCATCTCGTTTTCGGCGTCCTGAACCTGGTTGATCGGCACTTTGTCGAAGAAACCTTTGGTTCCGGCAAACAGACTAACAACCTGGTCGGCCATTGACATCGGCTTGAACTGAGGCTGTTTCAGCAGTTCAACCATGCGATAACCGCGGTCGAGCTGCGCCTGGGTTGCTTTATCAAGTTCGGTACCCATCTGCGCAAACGCTTCCAGTTCACGGAAGGCCGCCAGGTCGAGTCGCAGACTACCGGAAACACTCTTGGTTGCTTTCGTCTGAGCGTTACCACCCACGCGGGATACACTGATACCCACGTTGATCGCGGGACGAATCCCGGCGAAGAACAGGTCCGGTTCCAGATAGATCTGACCGTCGGTAATCGAAATCACGTTGGTAGGAATGTAGGCTGATACTTCCCCTTCCAGTGTTTCAATAATTGGCAGAGCAGTCATTGAACCACCACCGAGTTCATCACTCAGACGGGCGGATCGTTCCAGCAGACGGCTGTGACAGTAGAATACGTCACCCGGGTAAGCTTCACGTCCGGGAGGACGACGCATCAACAGTGACAGCTGGCGATAAGCCTGTGCCTGCTTGGACAAGTCATCGTAAACGACCAGAGTGTGTTTACCCTGATACATGTAGTATTCTGCGATTGCGGCACCAGCGTAAGGAGCAATGTACTGCAGCGGTGCAGGGTCACTGGAAGACGCGGCGACAACCACTGTGTAGTCCATCGCACCGTGTTCTTCAAGCTGAGCAACAACGCCGGCAATACTGGCAGATCGCTGACCACAGCCGACATACACGCAGATTACGTCCTTCCCCTTCTGGTTCAGAATCGCATCGATGGCGATGGCGGTTTTACCGGTCTTACGGTCACCAATAATCAACTCACGCTGACCACGTCCGATGGGAGTCATGGCGTCGATCGCCTTGATCCCTGTAGCCAGAGGCTGTTTCACAGGCTGACGGGCAGCAACACCGGGTGCAGCAACTTCCAGAGGTCTGGATTCCGTTGCCACGATCGGGCCTTTTCCGTCCAGTGGGGCACCCAGTGGGTCAATGACGCGTCCCAGCAGGTTGTCACTGACAGGCACGGAGAGCAGGGCTCCTGTGCTGCGTACTTCATCACCTTCGGCAATCGAAAGGTAATCACCGAAAATAATGATACCGACCGAGTTTTCTTCAAGGTTGAAGACCTGGCCGCGTACACCATTGGAAAACTCAACCATTTCACCAGACATGGCAGAAGACAGTCCATAGACGCGAGCAATACCATCGCCCACCTCAAGGACACGCCCCACTTCGCTGGTTTCGATTTCGCCGCGAAAGTCTTCAATTTCCTTCTGGATAACTGAAGCGATCTCGTCCGCTTTGAATTTCATGAATGCTCCTATTGTCCAAACGTCCTCGTAGCTGTTTCAGCCGAGTACGCAGGGAACCATCATAAACTGTGTCATCAACCTGAATAACCAGTCCGCCCAGGACGTTCTGGTCTATGGATGTCTTTAATACCGGGATAAAGCCCAGTGTGTCATTCAAACGCTGTCGGATGCTGTCTAAAATAGGATCCGAAAGTTCGAAAGCCGATTTGACCACAACGGCCTTTTTACCGACTTCTGCATCACGCAGTTTGTTGATCTGTGTGTAGATCTGCTGTAACAGATTCAGTCGCTCGTGCCGTCCCAGCACACGCAGGAAATTCGTGAAAAGTTCCGAGGCATGCGGGGCAATCGCCCGGTCGATCAGCTGTAAAGATTCCTCTTTATTCAGCGATCGCGTGGTGAGCATCTTCCCGAACTGGGGATACTGATTCAGTGCAACATTCAGAAATTCAGCAAACTCCTCAATGGCGGAGTCTTTATCGGACTCGGGGACTGAACCAAGAAACGCTTTGGCATAAACCTTGGCCACCGAAATGGCACCAGGGTCTTCCATCACACTTGGAATCCGAGCTTTGATTTGTTCCTGATCGTTCACGCTGATCACAACTCACTGCTAAAGGATGAATACTTCAAACTTGATACAACAGGTTTGAAAAAGTTTTGTCGTTAGTTCAGTTCGAACTTCCGGAAATCTGTGCCAGAGCTTCTTCAACGAGCCGATCACGATCGGACTCGTTGAGGGCACGCCCCAGTACAAGCTCGGTAGCATCGATTACGCGGGAGTTCATCTGATCGAACAGATCTTTCAATGCCAGTTCCCGGGCACGTTCGATTTCATCGACAGCATGAGCTTTAATTGACTCTGCTTCCTGGCGTGCCTGTTCGAGTACATCCTGCTTGATGCGCTCTGCATCGGAGCGGGCCTCGACCATCATTGCCTGGATTTCGTCCTGAGCTGCTTCAATCTTTCGGGTATGCTCTTTAACCAGTTCTTCAGACTCTCGTTGTTTTGATTCTGCATCGCTGATAGCCGTGACAACCCGCTGTTCCCGTTCGTCCAGAGCCTGGATAAGTGGTCCCCAGGCAAATGACTTGAGTACAACGATGAATGCCACGAACACAACGAATGACCATAATGCCAGGTCGGTTTTCCAGTGCAGGGGCGGGCCTGCATGGTGACCTGCGTCTTCTGCTGCATACAAGGATGCATCTGAGCCCAGCAGGGCAGTACCCAGAATCACGCCGCCGAATACCAGCAGCATGATCATGCATCGGCTTGAAAAAAGACTTTTAAACATGATCAAAAATCTCACATTGTTGTCTGAAGGAGGTTAAAGATATTGCTCGAAATAACGTCAGCGGTTCATGCCTGACGATTCGACCGTCTGTTCTCTGCCTGAGCAGAATCAGATCAGACAGATGATGAGCGCGAAGAAGGTAGCACCTTCGATCAACGCTGCAGCAATAATCATTGCAGTCTGAATCTTACCACCGGCTTCTGGCTGACGGGCGATTGCTTCAACAGCAGATGCACCGATTTTGCCAATCCCCAGAGCAGCACCAATAATGGTGATACCAGCACCGATGGCACCCAGAGAGATACCAGCTGCCTGTGCTGCTGCAGCACCTTCTTCAGCTGCGCCACCTTCTTGAGCCAATGCTGGAACAGCTGTGGCCAATACAACAACACATGTCACGCACATAATCCGTAAAGCCTGGATCATTGTAATTATCCCCTGACCTTTCTCAACGAGGAACACTCTAGAAATATACACAGCAAGTCTGAGTCAGATACCGACGGACATCTCAGTGAGGATGTACTGCGGTTCCGATAAACAGAGTTGCAAGAAACGCAAAAACATATGCCTGCAGGAACGCAACAAACAGTTCCAGCAGACCAACGAGGACCTGGGCAATGATACTGGATGGCATCACTACGGCCCACATACTTGAATCAGCAGTCAAAGCGATGAAGCCGAGGAAGACGGCAATCACGGTATGACCTGCCATGATATTGGCAAACAATCGAATGGCCAGTACAGCATGCTTAATCAGAAAGCCGACCAGCTCGATCACCCAGATCATGGGGACCAGAATAATCTTAAGTAGGAAAGGCAGTTCCATCGACGGTGCCAGCGACATCCAGAAGCGGAAGAAACCCAGTTCTCTGACGCCGTACATGATGACGGCACAGAATGTGGTGAATGCCAGTGCAATCGTCACGTTCAACTCGCCTGTTGCGGAACCCAGCCAGGGAATCGCACCCAGCAGGTTGCAGATCAGGACGTAGAAGAAGCAGGAGAGAACGAACGGCAGATATTTATCGGCAGGGTGTCCTACCTGTTGTTCGTGGTGATGACCATGATCATGATCGTCATCATCGTGGTGATGTCCTTCACCAATTGTTGGCCGGACGACTTCGTCCCGAATGTAGATTACGATGGATTCCCAGAAGTTCCACCAGCGTCCGGTGACGACCTGACCGCCTGCAGCCCGTTTCGCCAGTCCCCGGAAAACAAAGAACAGGAATGCGACTGCGATCAGCTGAAGCAGCATGAATTTCGTAACCTGAAATCCCATGAATTCCGGTAGATGAACTTTCAAACCGGAGGGAAGGTCGAAATGAGCGAAATCGCGAACATGATGGAAGGTATCAGAGTGACCCGCGGCCATTGCTTCAGCTCGATATTAAAAAATGTTTCTGATCAAAACTCTGTTTACTCTAAACGGCTTCGGCAGAGTACCGAACGAGCAGTAAGGTTTCAACCAATAGAGACGCAAAGTAACAAATCAATAACCAAATCAAAAATTCGGGTAAACCAAAATCAGGTTTGACTTTCAAAATGATCAATGCCCCGAGCCCGACGGTCATCAGTCGCAGTAAGGTGGAGATACCCACGATTGCAACAGGAGCGATTTCACGATTCAGAAATCCGACCACAGGAAAGAGAACCAGTCCCGGAATCAGACAGAGCAGGGTGGCATAGGTTAAGCCTTCCACTGCAAGAGGGCCAACCAGTCGCTGAGCCGGCAGATAAAGCACTGCAAACAGACCCAACAGTGTAGCGGTAAGGATGCCGCACTGTTTGAAAGCTGAATCTGATGTCTTTGGCGTTGATTGCATGGTCAGCGGGTAGTGTTGTGTGTATTACTGGCGGTTATCATTCGAGAGATTCAGGAGTCTGTTGCAGACGATTGGTCATCTCTCTGATTTGAATTCTTCTTGTCGGTTGACCGATCTTTCCTTTTTCGTTCCTTCTGCTCGGCTTCTTTAGCCATTTGCAGCAAATGCATCATCCCGGCTATAAAACCAAACACTGCACCAACTGCGGTCAGCCAGGGTAGTGTCCCCCACTGCTTGTCGAGCCAATAACCCAGAAAAGCAGGTAGCACCATTTCCAGACTGACTGTTGTCAGGCGGCTGACCCATTGATGGGCTTCTACCATTGCAGAACGACCGCGCCGGTCCGGTTGAGGCATGGAGGTTGCTTTCGATGATGTATCAAAAACAGAAGATCGTGTCGCAGTCAGCACGTACTTAAAGAACCAATCCGAACTGACTTGTTCAGACTGTAAAGAGATGTCTCCCAGGAGTCAAAGTATCTGCAACCTGAAATACGTGATTACCGGTTTTCTCAAAATTGGCATTCTGGATACGGGGGGTCTATTAGTCGTAAGAATAGATCTGTGCTACCGAGATCATTCTGTAGTTTGCAGGCGACGGTTACAAGGGAGTCTGCTGATCTGAAATCAGTACAACCACTTAGACTCTGGGCAGGACGGGAAATGTGTAGCGTATGATCACGTGGGGTATTGTCGAGCAGGCTCTTGGCCAACACTATGAATTTTTGATGAGACTAAATTCTTAAGTGGTTGTTATATAAAGGGATGGTGAACGTCCTGATAAGTTTTTGTATAATTGGAAATGCCACATTAGTTGCTTTTTATCAACGCCCGTGTTAAAAAGTGTCCTAACGCTTCAAACATGTTTCATGTGTCAGCAGACATCTCAAACACCGTTCAAACGCGTTTCCAGACCCGGTAATCATCGCTTTACCAGACTGTATACGACGATTTGTGACTGTTTAGACGTGCAGACTTGAAGGGTAGGGAATCTCAGGACGAACTCTTGGGTTCAGTTCTGGTTCCTGAAAGTGAGAATTACTACTAGTGGCTTTCTGTTCTGGGAGAGTAGCGTCCTGGTCGAAATATTGATTTGACGTTTACAAGGTGTTCATACCATTCGGGCCGTTAGCATCAAAGGATTTATGTGGTCTGCGGCCATAAGAGTGTGTGGAACGGGGCAGATATGCTTTACATTGATCCTGAGTGTCATGGAAGACTAAGAGCATGATCAAGACGCCGACCAGTGTCTTGGTTGATTTTGGGAGTCATTCCAAATGTCCCCAGCGATTCTAAAGTCCCTTGAGAGTCAAACACGTCGCGATTTAGCGGCGACCGCCAAATCTCACGGAATTGCAGGCTGGCACGGTATGCGTAAGCAAGAACTGGTCAATGCCATTGCTAAAATCAAGATGGCGAAGTCCAAGCCCAAACGCAAAACCACCACTGCCAGCAATAAAAAATCTACCAGTTCCTCACCAACCCCTTCGTCTACTCCGAACCCGGCAGCTGTCCCTGCTTATCCCTCTCAGAATTCGACCACTCAAACTCCTTCCGAACAGCCGGCTCGGATCCAGAAGCTTCTCAAATCGAATAGTCAGAAGCCTCAGAGTGATCGAATGCTCCCCACTTCAGAATCAGTTGAGACAAAACTCACCGCACAGGTCAAAGACTCTCACTGGTTAATGGCGAACTGGACAATTACCCAATCCAGTCTGGATCGGGCCAAAGCAGCCCTGGGGGCCTACTGGTATCAGGCCGTTCCGGTGATTCGTGTCTACGACATCACAACCAACGAAAACAGCCGTACCAGCAAAGCCTATGTGAAAGATGTCGAAGTCAAAATTGATTCCGGTCTGTGGTTTGTGCAGATCGATCAACCGGCCCGCTCTTACAAGCTGCAACTGGGTTTTGTGACTCCGCAAAACAAGTTTTTCGGACTGGTCTACTCGCACAAACTCACACCTCCGATGCCGGAAGTCTGTGATAAAGGCGGACGCATCAAGCGTCGACTGGACAACAACTATTCCGCAACCCGTTCGCGGCGTTATACGTCCCGTGCGGAAAACGGAAATGGCGTTCCCTCACGACTCGCATTACCTTTAAGTCTGGATCCCAGCGGCGAATCAAACGGTTCCCGTGCCAAGCAGGCGAAAAAGGAATTCCATGTTGAAACGGAACTGTTGATTCACGGCACTTCCGATCCCCAGGCAGAAGTGACACTGCTCGGCGAAAAGATCCCGGTCAGCAAGGAAGGGCGTTTTGCCCTGCGGTTAAGCCTGCCCAACGGGCGTCAGGTGATCCCTGCAGTCAACACCTCATCCAATAAGCGACGTCAGCAGACAATCGTTCTGGCCATCGAACGGAATACCAAAGATCTGGAACCCGTTCAACTCGACGAATAAC is a window from the Gimesia benthica genome containing:
- a CDS encoding F0F1 ATP synthase subunit epsilon, whose amino-acid sequence is MAQEFRLLLVTPETTLLDQPIQSLRCTLYDGQIGILPGRMPMVGRLGYGELVFEATDGKEERYFVDGGFLQVKGSVISVLTEQAIPASKLNAADAEKMLEEALDRTAVGDEQCQARQRDQDRARAMLALAHQK
- the atpD gene encoding F0F1 ATP synthase subunit beta, producing MATTEASTESSVGKITQIIGSTFDAEFPEHAMPEIYNALTVNENIKGVEIKVTGEVQQHLGGGRVRCVALGSTDGMVRGMNVHDTGAPVSVPVGKGTLGRVFNLLGDPVDGRGAVETDERWPIHRKAPALENLSAKTELFETGIKVVDLLTPFVRGGKAGLFGGAGLGKTVILTELIARIASAHGGYSVFAGVGERTREGNDLWLEMQETKIGQTERSVIEQTCMVFGQMNEPPGARLRVALSALTMAEWFRDTTGTDTLLFVDNIFRFSQAGSEVSALLGRMPSAVGYQPTLGTELGELQERITSTKNGAITSVQAVYVPADDPTDPAPATAFSHLDAFIYLERKISEKGIYPAIDPLASSSRILDPQYVGERHYRVAREVQQTLQRYRELQDIIAILGVDELSEEDKLIVHRARRIERFLSQPFLVAEVFTGKAGKITPLEDTIRSFEEICAGKWDHLPESAFMYVGAVEEAEEQAKRMAE
- the atpG gene encoding ATP synthase F1 subunit gamma translates to MAKARAIVKRLKAVKNIRKITRTMELIATARFKKAMDRAAEAAAYTRKISELVADLSQANLEFHHPLLEKHETEKNSVLLVLTSNRGLCGGYNTGVLKLALKRYQELQSEGQNVRLEVSGKRGISFLKFQGVTADNSYTHFEDRPTFEEVDDLASRYITEYIEGKIDRLDVAYTEFISSSRQAAVVHSLLPIGALETSETESDEQYDYEFLPSAQEILEEIVPTAFKARLFKCFLDAAVSEQIARMVAMKGATENANEMVGTLSAQYNRARQTQITSEILEIIGGAAALE
- the atpA gene encoding F0F1 ATP synthase subunit alpha, which produces MKFKADEIASVIQKEIEDFRGEIETSEVGRVLEVGDGIARVYGLSSAMSGEMVEFSNGVRGQVFNLEENSVGIIIFGDYLSIAEGDEVRSTGALLSVPVSDNLLGRVIDPLGAPLDGKGPIVATESRPLEVAAPGVAARQPVKQPLATGIKAIDAMTPIGRGQRELIIGDRKTGKTAIAIDAILNQKGKDVICVYVGCGQRSASIAGVVAQLEEHGAMDYTVVVAASSSDPAPLQYIAPYAGAAIAEYYMYQGKHTLVVYDDLSKQAQAYRQLSLLMRRPPGREAYPGDVFYCHSRLLERSARLSDELGGGSMTALPIIETLEGEVSAYIPTNVISITDGQIYLEPDLFFAGIRPAINVGISVSRVGGNAQTKATKSVSGSLRLDLAAFRELEAFAQMGTELDKATQAQLDRGYRMVELLKQPQFKPMSMADQVVSLFAGTKGFFDKVPINQVQDAENEMLQFIHDQYPEITDKITETGQLEDETVEQLKTVLATFVEQYLRKNA
- the atpH gene encoding ATP synthase F1 subunit delta; the encoded protein is MNDQEQIKARIPSVMEDPGAISVAKVYAKAFLGSVPESDKDSAIEEFAEFLNVALNQYPQFGKMLTTRSLNKEESLQLIDRAIAPHASELFTNFLRVLGRHERLNLLQQIYTQINKLRDAEVGKKAVVVKSAFELSDPILDSIRQRLNDTLGFIPVLKTSIDQNVLGGLVIQVDDTVYDGSLRTRLKQLRGRLDNRSIHEIQSGRDRFSYPEGN
- the atpF gene encoding F0F1 ATP synthase subunit B, whose translation is MLLVFGGVILGTALLGSDASLYAAEDAGHHAGPPLHWKTDLALWSFVVFVAFIVVLKSFAWGPLIQALDEREQRVVTAISDAESKQRESEELVKEHTRKIEAAQDEIQAMMVEARSDAERIKQDVLEQARQEAESIKAHAVDEIERARELALKDLFDQMNSRVIDATELVLGRALNESDRDRLVEEALAQISGSSN
- the atpE gene encoding ATP synthase F0 subunit C — encoded protein: MSLGAIGAGITIIGAALGIGKIGASAVEAIARQPEAGGKIQTAMIIAAALIEGATFFALIICLI
- the atpB gene encoding F0F1 ATP synthase subunit A; translation: MAAGHSDTFHHVRDFAHFDLPSGLKVHLPEFMGFQVTKFMLLQLIAVAFLFFVFRGLAKRAAGGQVVTGRWWNFWESIVIYIRDEVVRPTIGEGHHHDDDDHDHGHHHEQQVGHPADKYLPFVLSCFFYVLICNLLGAIPWLGSATGELNVTIALAFTTFCAVIMYGVRELGFFRFWMSLAPSMELPFLLKIILVPMIWVIELVGFLIKHAVLAIRLFANIMAGHTVIAVFLGFIALTADSSMWAVVMPSSIIAQVLVGLLELFVAFLQAYVFAFLATLFIGTAVHPH
- a CDS encoding AtpZ/AtpI family protein, with the protein product MPQPDRRGRSAMVEAHQWVSRLTTVSLEMVLPAFLGYWLDKQWGTLPWLTAVGAVFGFIAGMMHLLQMAKEAEQKERKRKDRSTDKKNSNQRDDQSSATDS
- a CDS encoding DUF4912 domain-containing protein, whose product is MSPAILKSLESQTRRDLAATAKSHGIAGWHGMRKQELVNAIAKIKMAKSKPKRKTTTASNKKSTSSSPTPSSTPNPAAVPAYPSQNSTTQTPSEQPARIQKLLKSNSQKPQSDRMLPTSESVETKLTAQVKDSHWLMANWTITQSSLDRAKAALGAYWYQAVPVIRVYDITTNENSRTSKAYVKDVEVKIDSGLWFVQIDQPARSYKLQLGFVTPQNKFFGLVYSHKLTPPMPEVCDKGGRIKRRLDNNYSATRSRRYTSRAENGNGVPSRLALPLSLDPSGESNGSRAKQAKKEFHVETELLIHGTSDPQAEVTLLGEKIPVSKEGRFALRLSLPNGRQVIPAVNTSSNKRRQQTIVLAIERNTKDLEPVQLDE